A stretch of the Acanthochromis polyacanthus isolate Apoly-LR-REF ecotype Palm Island chromosome 22, KAUST_Apoly_ChrSc, whole genome shotgun sequence genome encodes the following:
- the trak2 gene encoding trafficking kinesin-binding protein 2 isoform X4, whose translation MPVLNVHNEEAYDNFAVEVLSADRVEQMTKTYNDIEVVTHLLAERDRDLELAARIGQSLLHRNHLLQERNEAVEEQLAQALDQVHQLQHELSKKDELLRMVASASEESETDSSVSTPQRQPQPPGGTAAAALSQLESLHNKLQELEEENLSLRSEACQLKRDTITYEEKEQQLVSDCVKELRESNSQMVSLTDQLSQKNEELLRHQEEIAQLLSQIVELQHRVKELALEKEELRIHLQASKDAQRQLTAELNELADRNAECVEMLHESQEEIKELRSKNTPSAGMRRHLSYGLYPMDSLAAEIEGTMRRELSVEEETAFQDQRISQKRVFQTVRSVNASTSRTPVATPPIPGSGQSSLVMTAQPFQSAQGEEVRLGQPGCPGGNDLTRALHRLSLRRQNFLSERQFFQAEREKKLQALSVAEVDGEESGCSSPMGSVLSFSNLSELSFSSSVFKTFLPEKLQIVKPMEGSLTLHHWQQLAKPHLATILDPHPGVVTKGFRPLAQDAVYRLSDMEEDEEDEEHREAGVLEKGAAERGKEEEDEEEEEGGITFNVRCSSTPEERKDRKHSVSPLPVPTLSSTLPASPATPAASSSVTSDLCLTPRHVTDKSIPGALTATVQSQSLSTTTSTTASSSVQNPGKCQSSTFSTYTFTTCRILHPSDITQVTPSSQSSLMANTPSSMRTGPSTPVTPCRLSLGDSFPPRRPPAPPSGLAKLVLERGISAQVSTDTPPASPKPAPRQPLFHLLPSTPPNSPSHSPAPSPVPMEPRQHSADNFLASRPAELFLQDVYGLNLGRSPHPDLPSPSQETPALVSTAKPGRARPDPGNVGLVERLRRLGFTKVLHGSESDASAPRQDSATFVSAGGGSLLDGLRRNQSLPAMIGVRAGKPAGNAAPPPHPTSLALPPPPWGNLKERRRHLASVSNPLSSSAKR comes from the exons ATGCCGGTTTTAAACGTCCACAATGAGGAAGCGTACGATAACTTCGCCGTGGAAG TCCTCAGTGCCGATCGCGTGGAGCAGATGACCAAGACTTACAATGATATCGAAGTGGTCACGCATCTTTTGGCCGAG CGAGACAGAGACTTGGAGCTGGCAGCTCGCATCGGCCAGTCGCTTCTGCATAGAAACCACCTGCTGCAGGAACGAAATGAAGCCGTAGAGGAGCAGCTGGCACAGGCTCTGGACCAG GTTCACCAGCTGCAGCATGAGCTCAGTAAGAAGGATGAGCTTCTGCGGATGGTGGCCAGCGCCTCCGAGGAGAGCGAGACCGACTCCAGCGTGTCCACCCCTCAGCGGCAGCCTCAGCCGCCGGGGGGAACCGCCGCCGCCGCTCTCAGCCAGCTGGAGTCTCTGCACAACAAGCtgcaggagctggaggaggagaaccTGTCGCTGAGGTCTGAG GCGTGTCAGCTGAAGAGAGACACCATCACCTACGAggagaaggagcagcagctaGTGAGCGACTGTGTCAAGGAGCTGC GTGAGTCCAACAGCCAGATGGTGTCTCTGACAGACCAACTGTCTCAGAAGAACGAGGAGCTGCTCCGACACCAGGAGGAAATCGCTCAGCTGCTCTCACAGATCGTAGAGCTGCAACACAGAGTGAAGGAG CTGGCTCTGGAGAAAGAGGAGCTGAGGATCCACCTGCAGGCCTCCAAAGATGCTCAGAGGCAGCTCACAGCAGAG ctGAATGAGTTGGCAGACAGGAACGCTGAGTGTGTGGAGATGCTTCACGAGTCGCAGGAGGAGATCAAGGAGCTTCGCAGTAAAAACACTCCCTCTGCTGGGATGCGACGGCACCTTTCCTACGGCCTCTACCCCAtg gactCTCTGGCAGCAGAGATCGAGGGCACCATGAGGAGGGAGCTGAGTGTGGAGGAAGAGACGGCCTTTCAGGACCAAAG AATTTCCCAGAAGCGAGTCTTCCAGACAGTCCGCTCCGTCAACGCCTCGACATCGCGGACACCTGTGGCCACTCCTCCTATCCCTGGTTCTGGACAGAGCTCACTAGTGATGACGGCTCAGCCCTTCCAGTCTGCTCAGGG GGAGGAGGTGCGACTGGGTCAGCCGGGCTGTCCAGGAGGAAACGACCTCACCAGAGCGCTCCACCGGCTGTCTCTACGGCGGCAGAACTTCCTGTCTGAGCGTCAGTTCTTCCAGGCGGAGCGCGAGAAGAAGCTTCAGGCGCTGTCGGTCGCCGAGGTGGACGGGGAGGAGAGCGGCTGCAGCTCGCCGATGGGCAGCGTTCTCTCCTTCTCCAACCTGTCGGAGCTCTCCTTCAGCTCCAGCGTTTTCAAGACCTTCCTGCCTGAGAAGCTGCAGATTGTCAAACCCATGGAAG GCTCACTGACCCTGCACCACTGGCAGCAGCTGGCCAAACCCCACCTGGCCACCATCCTGGACCCGCATCCCGGCGTGGTGACGAAGGGTTTCCGCCCGCTGGCTCAGGACGCCGTGTACCGGCTGTCCGACatggaggaagacgaggaggacgAAGAGCACAGAGAGGCTGGCGTCCTGGAGAAAGGGGCGGCAGAGAGGGGtaaagaagaggaggatgaggaagaggaggaaggagggatcACCTTCAATGTGCGCTGTTCTTCTACaccagaggagaggaaggacaGGAAGCATTCGGTGTCACCCCTCCCCGTCCCAACTCTCTCCTCCACCCTGCCGGCATCACCCGCGACACCCGCCGCCTCCTCATCAGTGACATCAGACCTCTGTCTAACGCCACGACACGTCACAGATAAATCCATTCCAGGAGCCTTGACAGCAACGGTCCAATCGCAGAGTCTTAGCACCACAACATCAACAACCGCTTCTTCCTCTG TCCAAAACCCAGGCAAGTGTCAGAGCTCCACCTTCTCCACCTACACCTTCACCACCTGTCGCATTCTGCACCCGAGTGACATCACACAGGTGACTCCAAG TTCTCAGTCGTCCCTGATGGCCAACACCCCCAGCTCCATGAGGACGGGACCCAGCACCCCTGTGACCCCCTGCAGGCTCAGTCTGGGTGACTCTTTCCCCCCTCGGCGGCCTCCTGCCCCTCCCAGCGGTCTGGCCAAGCTGGTCCTGGAGAGGGGCATTTCAGCACAAGTCTCCACTGACACCCCCCCTGCATCCCCCAAACCCGCCCCCCGGCAGCCCCTCTTCCACCTCCTGCCCAGCACTCCCCCTAACTCCCCCTCACACTCCCCCGCTCCCTCCCCTGTTCCTATGGAGCCCCGGCAGCACTCAGCTGATAATTTCCTGGCTTCTCGGCCAGCAGAGCTTTTCCTCCAAGACGTTTACGGGTTGAACCTGGGCCGCTCCCCCCATCCCGACCTGCCCAGCCCCTCCCAGGAAACCCCAGCCCTCGTCTCGACCGCCAAGCCGGGCCGAGCCAGGCCAGACCCGGGTAATGTGGGCCTGGTGGAGAGGCTGCGGCGGCTGGGGTTTACTAAGGTGCTGCACGGTTCTGAGTCTGACGCTTCAGCGCCTCGCCAGGATTCTGCCACTTTTGTGTCAGCGGGAGGAGGAAGCCTACTGGACGGCCTGAGGCGAAACCAGAGCCTCCCTGCCATGATCGGGGTCCGAGCGGGAAAGCCAGCCGGTAACGCTGCACCGCCTCCTCACCCCACCTCCCTGGCTCTCCCCCCACCTCCATGGGGGAACCTTAAAGAACGCCGTAGACATCTTGCCTCCGTCTCCAACCCCCTGTCAAGTTCAGCCAAGCGCTGA